Proteins from a genomic interval of Acinonyx jubatus isolate Ajub_Pintada_27869175 chromosome B4, VMU_Ajub_asm_v1.0, whole genome shotgun sequence:
- the GARIN6 gene encoding Golgi-associated RAB2 interactor protein 6 — protein sequence MNSQFKLPHYTAQSSPAMGMFNTSMGKLQQQLYKGEYSIFKYAPMFESDFIQVSKKGEVIDVHNRARMVTVGIVRTSPHLTLPDVMLLARPAAMCDDYNRYGPATPEKGYKPTQILELTRLLPLKFVTITIHNGKKQQLHLKLATGRSFYLQLCPPSNTRDLFVHWENLIYILRPPVEAYSGSQAIPVGNTLDITGFEQKNKSPEANVIHVYGRDQDQVGIKTLHMNPTVFGTTYYGYAGEE from the exons ATGAACAGCCAATTTAAGTTACCACATTACACAGCCCAAAGCAGCCCTGCAATGGGTATGTTTAATACCTCCATGGGGAAACTGCAGCAACAACTGTACAAGGGGGAGTATAGTATATTCAAGTATGCACCAATGTTTGAGAGTGACTTTATACAGGTCAGCAAAAAAGGAGAAGTGATTGATGTGCACAACCGTGCCCGAATGGTAACTGTGGGCATCGTTCGCACCAGCCCCCACCTCACACTACCTGATGTCATGCTGCTGGCCCGACCAGCTGCTATGTGTGATGACTATAACAGATATGGCCCTGCCACCCCGGAAAAAGGTTACAAGCCTACACAGATCTTAGAGCTAACCAGGCTGCTTCCCTTGAAGTTTGTAACGATAACCATCCATAATGGTAAAAAGCAACAGCTCCACCTGAAGCTTGCCACTGGCCGCTCTTTTTACCTTCAGCTGTGTCCCCCTTCCAACACAAGAGATCTTTTTGTCCACTGGGAAAACCTCATTTACATTCTGAGACCACCAGTAGAGGCTTACAGTGGTTCCCAGGCCATCCCAGTTGGGAACACACTGGACATAACTGGGTTTGAACAGAAGAACAAGAGCCCAGAG GCAAATGTCATTCATGTCTATGGAAGGGATCAAGATCAAGTTGGCATCAAGACTCTTCACATGAACCCTACAGTGTTTGGGACCACCTATTATGGTTATGCTGGGGAGGAATGA